The sequence atcaatttcttaaaacaagcccaaccccaaaatctcataaaaatacccaaagcactcagtagggcatcaaagtaatttaataatcaatattaaatttaataaggctagctatcattttttggattttttttgggtttgtttataggaattcaattgtgtagggtttatttataatattagtgctagaaatgggtatatcactaaatatctcttaaaaataagattaagaTAAAAATACTTTGAGTTAAAATAACTCCAATTAAaaatcctataatgaatgcatgattatgtcatgaGTTACCTGAAATCAGTTTCTCATATCGGTCAAGTCATGCCTCGGAAGTATGGGATTGAACGAGTTGTGCCAAAACGTCCAATAACAATTCTTCACACACTAATTTTTCacctatgctagagtctaggaaatgacaatacaaatttcatactaacaatctccccctttggcatttcctagacAAAACACCTATTACAACTCAAAAGAAATTGCATGGGACTTAACAAATGAAATCCTACTCTAAGTTCGAAGCTCTGAATCCCTGCAGAttatgaaacaacaaaaaccgTGAAGCATGTGGGAGAAGAAATGTAATCCAAAGCAAAATTACAACACAACTCCCCCTTAATTCCACAACACAATTTCTCCACCTTTTTATCATAATTTCACACAGTcatctctccccctttttgtCAGGAAATCCAAAGGGTAAGGAAAGAACATAAAGGAGCTAATTTAAAGGCATAAAGAAATCACCAAGTGAATGCCCAAGAAATAGTAAGAAGTCAAAAGCGAAAAAGAAAGGGATAACAGTAGCATGCATTAAGAtatgagaaaaaaatttatcaccaaaaaaaaaaaaccaaacatatGAGGGATAAACACTGTGTTTGAAAACAAATGATGTTtcgaattttttgtttttttgtttttggttttattttatattttttttggtttatttattttttgaataaataaaagataaagctGCAAACAAAtctaaacaataaaataaaaacgtAAACAGCACTTAGAAAAGATAACAACACCACAAAGACATAGAATCACCAAATACTATGCTTAATGAGAACCCAAGACTCCTCCTTCAttcaagccaaaaaaaaatatggagtACATGCCAACACCATGCATAAGGATAGACAAGCAAGACCAATACCAATATCTCTCTAGAAGCATTTGAAGCAAAGCCTTTCAGGATCTAGGGCACATCAAATCACAAAGGTTTAATCAAACACAAGGATTATAAAATGGAGAATCAAAAATATTTGTAAGAAATAAAGTCCATCAAATGAGCGAATATTAAATCTCAATCTCGTGTTATGTGACCAAACTTActtaataacaaagaaaaaaatccaatcaagAGCAAGCCAAGAACATAGAATAAACACATACAAAATGCATACAGAGGTCaccactttcatttttttttttttttgaattttttatttttattttttatttttaatgctAACTTTATTAAGCTTTCTACAAGACCCATGTAACGGGTGCTAAATCAATGTGCTCAAGTCAGTTGACTTTAAGACAATGGGTGTTAAAGCACCCCTAGGATGTACTAACCCGAGTCATGTAGGctacaaagaagaacaaagtgtaTAAGATCAAAGCTTTTTGACGCGAACCTCGACGTTGGTTAGACAAGAGGCCCGGTTACTTGGCAAGGATCAAGCacttattttacttttcttttaattaaagagatGTTACAAAATTGTGAGCTCAGTAGCAAAAAGAATAATGCAAATCTAGTATCAAGACAAGGGCAAGATGAGGattcattcaaaattattaaacaagaTTAGAGTGCATGTGCTAAAGAGAGACATgagatttaataaaaagagcatttaattgactttataaaaaacaaagacagtTGATAGCCattcacaaaaacccaatattaAACTGCCCAAAGTGATCCAACgccaaaaatccaatctaaGATCAGCAAAAACTTCCAGACGTCAGTAGGATTGATATTGCTTATCAATCCCTGCATGTGCTGAACAAAATACTTAGAatttaatccaaattcaaaaacagagaagataaTAGCTGGAGTCTTTTGGCATGCATACAAACAATTattcaaaagaacaaataccTAAAGACTTTCTAAGAGTGTCAAATTGAAGATTATCCAAAGGTTTTGCAACAAGACATTTAAGATCCAAATTTTCTAAAGCAACGGGTTCATGCACAACATTAGTGGAGGCAAACatacaattatgattttcctttttcctccaAACTAACTTTGTCTTAGTTGATggcaaacaatgaaaagaagatagTTTGGATAAGCGGTTTACCTCAttcataagatttgaaatctTATGTTGGATACTTACTTTTCCACCCATGCCATGAGAATTTGAACGAACAAATTCATTTCGAAGCTTATTGCATCTTGGTCTTATGTGCCCACGAGTTCCACAAAAGTGACAGAttggaataaatttcttgACTTCATGAGGGGCAGAAGGTTCAATGAGTGAAGTGGATttgacaaactttgttttagacACAGCGGAAGACTTATTACTTGGTTGAAATCCCAAGCCTCGTTTGTCACCATCTCTTCGTCCCATGCTAATCatcttgtcaattttttctgcaccaatggttaaagaaacaatcctttcctttgaatttttaagttcAAGTTCAAGGGCTTTGTTGTCAGAAGTTAGAGAAgcaattaatttattctgaTCAGTCAATGTTTTCTGcaaaaacatcaatttttcGTTCATACCTGCACTTACCTTTTCAGAATCTGCATCAGGGGATTGAAACTCGTTTGCAATCCTGCAATTTTCCAGCTTCAGCATAGCAACTTCTTTACAATCATCATCCTCATGTGATTCATCCAAGCTAACTGTGGTTATGAGTGCAACCGTCTTTTCATCATTCTCGCATTTCGATTCACTATCACTCCAAGTAATATGCATTGCCTTATTCTTGctatccttttgtttctttaaggtGTTGGCACATTCCGAAGATATGTGTCCATAGCCTTCACATTCAAAACATTGGACCTTTTCTCTTGGATTCTTTCGTTCATTTGACCTGCGAAATTTAGACCCACCATCAGTATAGTTAACAAAcctatttttagaatttatacCTTTTGAATCTCGACTCCTTGGATCCTGATTCTTGAGAAAGTTCATGAATCGTCTTGTGAGAATCGTTAATTCCTCATCACTGCAATCTTCATTTGAATtcccatcatcttcttcattcacaaccttgaaagcaacatttttgctctttttagGAGCTAGATGTTTCATCTCATAGGTTTGCATGGACTTGAACAAGCATTCACAATTACATACAGTTTAgcataaaattcagaaaaagtttcattctCGTCCATCATGAGTGTCTCAAACTGTAAAGTATGCATTTGAAGCTTGGCTCCCTTAACAGTATCTGTTCCTTCATGAGTAACCTGCAAAATATCCCAAGCTTACTTAGAAGTATCACAACcagatatatattcaaattgatcTAAAGAGACAGCAGTAAATAAAGCATTTAACCCTTTTTGATTATTAGTGTTGTGTGACTTCTACAGTGGTCCACTCCTCTCTAGCTTTGAGGATTGTGGTTTCTTCATCTCCTTTTCCGATCTTCTTTGTGGGTTTAGGAAATCCATGAACCATTGTACTCCATACACGTTCATCTAAGGACCAAAGAAACGACTTCATTTTGGCCTTCCAAGCGCCATAGTTGTTGCCATCAAAATATGGTGGATGTGCAATTGAGCCCGAGACATGATCCATCCTAAGGTATGTTAGATCTTGCTGAGTATGTCTAGCAacctgctctgataccaattgaaaatacctgtaggatGGCTAAAAATGCCTAGAGGATGGTGAATAGGCCAATTTAAGATTATAAtcaaataagtaaaaataacttcggtagcaggattgatatggcTTATCAATCCTGAAACGTGCTgagcataaaataaaagaacacgcagagaattattttacgtggtaaaaccccacctctggaGAAAATCCACATGACTCTTCAGTCCAacacaaatccactatagaacgatgattacaagaagtgctcacacacttatcctagacacattctagataatgtttaccaacttcttcgtaactcaatttctgtcacgggatgatcttcgacactccttatgttgaacgcaatactggccacaattgcttcaagctcgccggagGAAAACCGCCACCACggtcttggtgccctcaaccgtatgagtcactgacatgcatatgaatgcaatatgaattattaaagtgtttgataaatcaccaagtaaatatagaacacttgatgatttatctcaaatatatGCACAGCAGCTTTTGCTTAAGAATTCTATATGCTCGGCCCAAATATCAAAAACTGTCCCGAACCTAAGAGATGCACACAATGATTTATACCAAACTTATTCTCCACAATCCACGTGAAGACCCACAACCACAACTCAATATCTTGCCATGCATTCAATTTGATAGTCATAGAATCCTATATGGTTTCGTCATATTCTCAATTGCATTCCAATCAATTGTTTATCCAAtgaaacaatatatatatcaagATGTAAACACGAAACCAAATAGgatattaattaaaacatCTTTTCCAAGTCGAAGATAATgaaaacataatatttttttaatctaaatcaaaatagagttCAACTAGGAAAGTAATATTAAGAGATAAAAtctaatcctattaaaaataagattaagaTAANNNNNNNNNNAATAAATACAACACATAACACTTAGTTGGTGAAATGCCTCTTCCTCGCATCAATTATCAAGTTCTGGATCATAAACAGGTTCAAGGGGCTCCACATACTCATCCACACAAGAGTCTTCATTGAGGGAACCAAGGGTTACAGTTCTGTAGGGACAACGGGAGGCGATGTGGCCCTTAGCGTGGGAACAATAGCATTCGATATGAGCAGTCGTGGATGGGGCTGGTCCTTTTTCTGTTGCAGGTATCGTAGGAGTAGGTGGACTGACAACGCCATATTTAGAGTTAAGAGTACTACAGTTTGGAGTATGAGTGGAAGAGTGCCCAGTATGCCCTGTATATCGACTTTGTGGACGCAAAAAAGTTTTAGCTTCCAATGCGTGGCAATATGCATCCAAAGTATGCGGACGAAACCTCCGGACTTCACGTTTGATATCGTCCCGAAGACCATGGGTAAAGCGAGACATAGTGATGTCGGTTTCTTCACAAATTCCCGCACGTATCTTGTGTTCGATAAAACGAGCGTGGAATTCATTAACGGTTAAACTTCCTTGTGAAAGGTTCCATAATTGGTCATATAATTGATGGCGATAAAAGAGGGGAAGGTATTGTTCGCGAAGCTTTAATTTCATCTCGTCCCAGAGAGTCACAGGTGGCTATCCAAATTGGTATAGTTGATCCTCCATGGAATTCCAATATTGTCTAGCGGCTCCCTATAGCGTCATCTTACCAATGCGAAGTTTATGAGCATACGTCAAGTCGTACCAAGTGAAATAATCTTCCATGGCTTGAACCCAATCAAGCAACATTGTAGGATCCTCACGACCATCAAAAGTAAGAGTGGTAGGCTTGATGTGGCGGATGACATCGTTGTCAAAATGGCGAGGGGGATGAGTGCCTTGATCATGTGGAACTATAGAAGGGCCCGTTGTGTGTTGGGTATAATGGGGTGGCGCCAgagacccaaaagaaaagggggACTCCAATTGAGCCTTAGGCTCATCAAGTGAAAGCCCAGTTGAGCTATgatgtaagatcccacatcaaccaacggagatggggtgatgtgccttatatgtgcacacccgcatctaTCTAGCACGAgaccttttgggagctcactggcttcggagtcgtaggaacttcgaagttaagcgagttgggggccaaagcaatcccaggatgggtgacccactgggaagttgcccgtgagctcccagaaacaaaatcgtgcgggcagagagggggcccaaagcggacaatatcgtgctacggcggagttgatcctgGGGTGtaacaatttggtatcagagccactctgccgtgtggtgcgagtgtgccgacgaggacgtcgggcccttaaggggggtggattgtaagatcccacattaACCAatggagagggggtgatgtgccttatatgtgcacacccgcatccatctagcacgaggcttTTTgagagctcactggcttcggagtcgtatgaactccgaagttaagtgagttgggggccagagcaatcccaggatgggtgacccactgggaagttgctcgtgagctcccagaaacaaaaccgtgcaggcagagaggggggcccaaagcggacaatatcgtgctacggcagaGTTGATATTGGGATGTGACATATGAGGCATGCCGTATGGCACGGCCTTGAGTTTTTTTATCCACTAGTGGATTGGGCAGAAGGCCACTTTTTGGTGGTGGTGTAGAGGAACTCGAGAGCACTGCGGAGGTAGAAGAAGGTTCAGCATGTCCAACCCGAAAGTGATTGATAAGCAACTGAACGGAGTCTTGGAGTTTGGTGATGGCCAGGTCCGTCTTCGCACGATGTGTGAGAGCCTGTACCAACTCGTCTTTGAGGTCAACGCTGAGTTTGGAGAGTTAGGTTTCCATGCCAGCGATATCGTCAGAAACTTTGTCTTGGAACGCATGAAATTGTTCTGCAAGGCTGGCCACGGTTTGGGGCACCATGGTAGAGAGCAAACGCAAACGAAAGTGAAGGAAGGCTCTGATTACCAATTGATGTAGAACAGTCCATAGGTTTAGAGTAAACACTTGAGCAGTAGAACAAAGAGGAAATAAGGGATCAAGGAGAAGAATTAGAAATCGAAGAGACAAAGGGAAAGGGAAGGAATCAAATAGTTTAAAGTAAGGAAATTTATCATTAATCAAGTCTGCCGATTGCCCAGATTCATCCCAACTCAGGGCCCCATGCCAACCCTCCTATCTCTATTTCTgcaaatttaacaaaaataaaaaaattaaaataaaaaataaaaaatcatacacCGTCTGCAGTGGTAATAGGGTttgggatgatgatgatgtggagagagtttgggatgatgatgatgtggagagagagagagagagagagagagagagagagagagagccagtATAATGGGgttctaattaattaattattttttgaccaaaaaaagtatttatttattattactatAAAATACTATTAACCTTTACGTCAATGTTTGCCCAAATATACGCATGCGTCAAGGTTTTAACTAAGGCATGAAAAGATTTACTTCTTTCAATACTTCTTAATTTCATGCCCTTCCTAGGATTATTGAGTATCGCAACTGCATCTTTTGCATTCACGTATCAAGGGTAAATGTGGTAAATGAggttttgtattttataaatgaCATTGTGCATCATACTAGTTATTGTTAAGAGTATTGTCCCAAATTGAAAAGTTAAGAGACATATACGTGACAGTGTTTTATTACACAATGATGTTTTCACAATATTCATAGTCGAAAAAGCTCTCCATTGAAGCTTCTTTGAGGCATTTCGTCAAACACTTTATGGGCACAAACAGAAGGGCAATTTCTAGCATCTCCATAACTTTTTCCGGCAAGGAAAGGTGCAAGCCACTACCTATGACACCTTATTAGTTTGTGTAAGAGAAGCCCCCCTCTTTGTAGTTTAGAC comes from Prunus dulcis chromosome 6, ALMONDv2, whole genome shotgun sequence and encodes:
- the LOC117630167 gene encoding glycine-rich cell wall structural protein 1-like; its protein translation is MSNPKVIDKQLNGVLEFGDGQVRLRTMCESLYQLVFEVNAEFGELGFHASDIVRNFVLERMKLFCKAGHGLGHHGREQTQTKVKEGSDYQLIDVGGGDGDGSGDGNAVAMVVCGGGSGGGGGGGSGGGDGSEVVEEVGVDSGGGSGRGGGKGGGGGGAGGGGGDGGDSKVMQNAYY